From one Comamonas piscis genomic stretch:
- a CDS encoding DUF2889 domain-containing protein, producing MPLSPVPNRVPKHLRDVRYRSFEREDGLWDVEGELVDTKAYDLVLSGERKRKAGEPIHHMWIRCTIDTTLTVVAIEVAMDAHPLGECPLALPAMQKMVGCCMARGWRKAIEANLGNIEGCTHMRELLFNMATAAFQSVNQAFARPQSDQPPRHLGQCKGWDFNGAGVATIYPQFVGWQATKPVGTGAAAVATTSDSAADKPATGSSSEG from the coding sequence ATGCCTTTGTCCCCCGTCCCCAACCGAGTCCCTAAACATTTGCGTGATGTGCGTTACCGCAGCTTCGAGCGCGAGGATGGGCTATGGGATGTGGAGGGTGAGCTGGTGGATACCAAGGCCTATGACCTGGTGCTGTCCGGCGAGCGCAAGCGCAAAGCCGGAGAGCCCATTCACCATATGTGGATTCGCTGTACCATTGATACAACACTTACAGTTGTGGCCATCGAGGTGGCCATGGATGCCCACCCGCTCGGCGAGTGCCCCCTGGCCCTGCCTGCGATGCAGAAAATGGTGGGCTGCTGCATGGCCCGGGGGTGGCGCAAGGCCATTGAGGCCAACCTGGGCAACATTGAGGGCTGCACCCACATGCGAGAGCTGCTGTTCAACATGGCCACCGCCGCTTTCCAGAGCGTGAACCAGGCCTTCGCCCGGCCTCAATCGGACCAGCCACCCCGCCATCTGGGGCAGTGCAAGGGCTGGGATTTCAATGGCGCAGGTGTGGCCACCATCTACCCCCAGTTTGTCGGTTGGCAGGCTACCAAGCCAGTCGGCACCGGCGCTGCAGCGGTGGCAACCACTAGCGATAGCGCGGCGGACAAGCCCGCAACGGGCAGCTCCAGCGAGGGCTGA
- a CDS encoding aldehyde dehydrogenase family protein, giving the protein MQLHYIANASVPSLSGKTIAVIDPSDGQAFDEIQRGNAEDVDHAVQAARLCYDNVWRKLSPAERSRLMMRLSAKVLEHADELAAIEQRDCGKPTKQAKADALALGRYFEFYAGAADKLHGETIPYPNDFSVLTWREPHGVTGHIVPWNYPMQIFGRCVGAALAAGNVCVVKPSEDACLSLIRVAQLAADVGFPAGAINIVTGFGHEVGDALARHPDVDHISFTGSPRIGTLIEQAAAERHCPCTLELGGKSPQIVFADADLDAAIPTIINAIIQNSGQTCSAGSRLLVERSIYETLLARLGSAFEALRVGPASLDLDLGPLIRQTQQQRVWDFLSDAHNDGISIVAQGQIIDEAPEGGYYQAPTLLRDVPVDHRLAQEEIFGPVLSAMAFDSEEEAIKMANATQFGLVAGVWTRDGGRQFRVAKRLRSGQVFINNYGAGGGVELPFGGTKASGHGREKGFEALYGFTTLKTVAIRHG; this is encoded by the coding sequence ATGCAACTGCATTACATCGCCAACGCCTCTGTGCCCTCGCTGTCGGGCAAGACCATCGCCGTCATTGACCCATCGGACGGCCAAGCCTTTGATGAAATCCAGCGCGGCAATGCGGAAGATGTGGACCACGCGGTGCAAGCCGCCCGCCTGTGCTACGACAACGTCTGGCGCAAGCTGAGCCCCGCTGAACGCAGCCGCCTGATGATGCGCCTGTCAGCCAAGGTGCTGGAGCATGCCGATGAGTTGGCCGCCATCGAGCAGCGCGACTGCGGCAAGCCCACCAAGCAGGCCAAGGCCGATGCATTGGCGCTGGGCCGTTATTTTGAGTTCTATGCCGGCGCGGCCGACAAGCTGCATGGCGAGACCATTCCCTACCCCAACGATTTCAGTGTGCTGACCTGGCGCGAGCCCCATGGCGTGACCGGCCACATCGTGCCCTGGAACTACCCGATGCAGATTTTTGGCCGCTGCGTGGGCGCGGCGCTGGCAGCAGGCAATGTCTGCGTGGTCAAACCGTCGGAAGACGCATGCCTCAGCCTCATCCGCGTGGCGCAGTTGGCGGCCGATGTCGGCTTCCCCGCCGGCGCCATCAATATCGTCACCGGCTTTGGCCATGAGGTAGGCGACGCGCTGGCCCGCCACCCCGATGTGGACCACATCAGCTTTACCGGCAGCCCCCGCATTGGCACCTTGATCGAGCAGGCCGCTGCCGAGCGCCATTGCCCCTGCACCTTGGAGCTGGGCGGCAAGAGCCCGCAGATCGTGTTTGCCGATGCCGATCTGGATGCCGCCATCCCGACCATCATCAACGCCATCATCCAGAACTCCGGCCAGACCTGCTCGGCCGGCTCGCGCCTCCTGGTCGAGCGCAGCATCTATGAGACCTTGCTGGCACGCCTGGGCAGCGCCTTTGAGGCCCTGCGCGTCGGCCCCGCCAGCCTGGACTTGGACCTGGGTCCGCTGATCCGCCAGACCCAGCAGCAACGCGTCTGGGATTTCCTGAGCGATGCGCACAACGACGGCATCTCCATCGTCGCCCAAGGCCAGATCATCGACGAGGCGCCCGAAGGCGGCTACTACCAGGCGCCTACCTTGCTGCGCGATGTGCCGGTGGACCACCGCCTGGCCCAGGAAGAAATCTTTGGCCCCGTGCTGAGCGCGATGGCCTTCGACAGCGAAGAAGAAGCCATCAAGATGGCCAATGCCACCCAGTTTGGCCTGGTGGCCGGCGTCTGGACGCGCGACGGCGGCCGCCAGTTCCGCGTGGCCAAGCGCCTGCGCAGTGGCCAGGTCTTTATCAACAACTATGGCGCCGGTGGCGGCGTGGAGCTGCCCTTTGGCGGTACCAAGGCCAGCGGCCATGGCCGCGAAAAGGGCTTTGAGGCGCTGTATGGCTTTACTACCCTGAAGACCGTCGCCATCCGCCACGGCTGA
- a CDS encoding phage holin family protein, producing MNWLSVLGVDDMLARFRALLSESAIAAEDRMDLLAIEWQEQKKNLIWLVLMGLVVAGLTIVALTVLSGAIIISFWDTPNRMLATWLVAGVWLVLWLGVLAFIYLTTKKAANPFRLTKTVLRQDWQAVKGRLK from the coding sequence ATGAACTGGTTGTCAGTGCTGGGCGTGGACGACATGCTGGCGCGGTTTCGCGCTTTGCTGTCGGAAAGCGCGATAGCTGCCGAAGACCGAATGGATCTGCTGGCCATTGAATGGCAGGAGCAGAAGAAGAACCTGATCTGGTTGGTCCTGATGGGTTTGGTGGTCGCGGGTCTGACCATCGTCGCGTTGACGGTGCTCTCGGGCGCCATCATCATTTCCTTCTGGGATACGCCAAACCGCATGCTGGCCACCTGGCTGGTCGCCGGTGTTTGGCTGGTGCTGTGGCTGGGTGTTCTGGCCTTTATTTACCTGACCACCAAGAAGGCCGCCAATCCTTTCAGGCTGACCAAGACCGTGCTGCGCCAAGACTGGCAAGCCGTCAAGGGACGTCTCAAATAA
- a CDS encoding NAD(P)/FAD-dependent oxidoreductase has protein sequence MADIVDCVVVGAGVVGLAVARELALAGREVLVLEAQDAIGTGTSSRNSEVIHAGIYYAQGSRKARWCVEGKALLYAYCQERGVDHQRCGKLIVATSEAQRAKLQDIARHATANGVDDLVLLSGDEARALEPALECVAALHSPSTGIVDSHGLMLSLQGDLENAGGMVVFNSPLAAARCQDGGILLGTEDGTELLAKTVVNAAGLWAPDLARKFEGADLSQLPTAHYAKGNYFTLSGRAPFKHLVYPVPEVGGLGVHLTLDLGGQAKFGPDVQWVDRADDLVVDAARGDAFYAAVRRYWPALQDGALAAGYAGIRPKISGPGKPDADFVLQGLEVHGAPGLFHLLGIESPGLTSCLAIAKAVRVAVENPAV, from the coding sequence GTGGCCGATATTGTCGATTGCGTGGTGGTTGGTGCGGGTGTGGTGGGGCTGGCGGTTGCGCGTGAGCTGGCCTTGGCCGGCCGTGAGGTGCTGGTGCTGGAGGCGCAGGATGCCATTGGCACGGGTACCAGCTCGCGCAACAGCGAGGTGATCCACGCCGGCATCTACTACGCCCAGGGCTCGCGCAAGGCGCGCTGGTGTGTGGAGGGCAAGGCCCTGCTGTATGCCTACTGCCAAGAGCGCGGTGTGGACCACCAGCGCTGCGGCAAGCTGATTGTGGCCACCTCGGAGGCGCAGCGCGCCAAGCTGCAAGACATTGCCCGCCATGCCACCGCCAACGGCGTCGATGACCTGGTGCTGCTGAGCGGCGACGAGGCAAGAGCACTGGAGCCCGCACTGGAATGCGTGGCCGCCTTGCATTCGCCCAGCACCGGCATTGTGGACAGCCATGGGCTGATGCTGAGCCTGCAGGGCGATCTGGAAAACGCCGGCGGCATGGTGGTGTTCAACAGCCCGCTGGCCGCTGCGCGCTGCCAGGACGGCGGTATCCTGCTGGGCACCGAAGATGGCACCGAGCTGCTGGCCAAGACCGTGGTCAATGCCGCAGGTCTGTGGGCGCCCGATTTGGCGCGCAAATTTGAAGGCGCTGACTTATCGCAACTGCCAACGGCTCACTATGCCAAAGGGAACTACTTCACCTTGAGCGGCCGCGCACCGTTCAAGCACTTGGTCTACCCGGTCCCCGAAGTGGGCGGCCTGGGCGTACACCTGACCCTGGACCTGGGCGGCCAGGCCAAGTTTGGTCCGGATGTGCAGTGGGTGGACCGTGCCGACGACCTGGTGGTGGATGCTGCACGCGGCGATGCCTTCTATGCTGCAGTGCGCCGCTACTGGCCGGCGTTGCAAGACGGTGCGCTGGCGGCAGGCTATGCCGGTATCCGGCCCAAGATCAGCGGCCCTGGCAAGCCGGATGCCGATTTTGTGCTGCAGGGCCTGGAGGTGCATGGTGCGCCAGGCCTGTTCCATTTGCTGGGTATTGAATCGCCTGGACTCACTAGCTGCTTGGCAATTGCGAAGGCCGTGCGCGTGGCCGTGGAGAATCCCGCTGTCTGA
- a CDS encoding BMP family protein has protein sequence MTTRRRIVQTCLAALPLALAGLSAAPAWAQSKVKVAAVYTVPYEQQWVSRIHEALKAAEARGEIEYKSSENVANADYERVMREYATGGAQLMFGEVFGVESAARKVAKDFPKTAFVMGSSGKVQAPNFSVFDNYIQEPAYLSGMVAGGMTKTGKIGMVGGFPIPEVNRLMHAFMAGAKEVNPKVEFTVSFINSWFDPPKAKEATFAMIDKGADVLYAERFGVSDAAKEKGKLAIGNVINTQAQYPDTVVASALWHMEPSVGRAIQAVKDGSYKAEDYGPYSMMKHKGSSLAPFGTFEKKLPADLIAKVQAKQADILSGKFVVKVDDSQPKSTAK, from the coding sequence ATGACTACACGGCGTCGTATTGTTCAAACCTGCCTGGCCGCGCTCCCGCTGGCGCTGGCCGGCCTGTCGGCAGCACCGGCTTGGGCGCAGAGCAAGGTAAAGGTCGCGGCGGTGTACACCGTGCCGTATGAGCAGCAATGGGTCAGCCGCATCCACGAGGCACTGAAGGCGGCGGAGGCGCGGGGCGAGATCGAGTACAAGTCCAGCGAGAACGTGGCCAATGCCGACTACGAGCGCGTGATGCGCGAATACGCCACCGGTGGCGCACAGCTGATGTTTGGTGAGGTGTTTGGGGTGGAATCCGCCGCCCGCAAGGTCGCCAAGGATTTCCCCAAGACCGCTTTTGTGATGGGCTCGTCCGGCAAGGTGCAGGCGCCCAATTTCAGCGTGTTTGACAACTACATCCAGGAACCGGCCTACCTGTCGGGCATGGTTGCGGGTGGCATGACCAAGACCGGCAAGATCGGCATGGTTGGCGGCTTCCCGATCCCCGAGGTCAACCGTTTGATGCACGCCTTCATGGCCGGCGCCAAGGAAGTGAACCCCAAGGTGGAGTTCACCGTCAGCTTCATCAACAGCTGGTTTGATCCACCCAAGGCCAAGGAAGCCACCTTTGCGATGATCGACAAGGGCGCGGACGTGCTGTATGCCGAGCGCTTTGGCGTGAGCGATGCGGCCAAGGAAAAGGGTAAGCTGGCGATTGGAAATGTGATCAACACCCAGGCGCAGTACCCCGATACCGTGGTGGCCTCGGCGCTGTGGCACATGGAGCCCAGCGTGGGCCGCGCCATCCAGGCCGTGAAGGACGGCAGCTACAAGGCCGAGGACTACGGCCCGTACTCGATGATGAAGCACAAGGGCTCGTCCTTGGCACCTTTCGGCACCTTCGAGAAAAAGCTGCCTGCGGACCTGATCGCCAAGGTGCAGGCCAAGCAGGCAGACATCCTGTCGGGCAAGTTCGTCGTGAAGGTCGACGACTCGCAACCCAAGTCCACGGCCAAGTAA
- a CDS encoding DUF883 family protein translates to MRKSNLLSDTVENAQADLEKLVSDLRGVLSSKDLDSIPDIKQLRQRLEDSAGDAREGAVRAAQEAARQAKEAALAADRYAHDEPWRVAGAALAVGALIGFIFSRR, encoded by the coding sequence ATGCGTAAATCCAATTTGCTGAGCGATACCGTTGAGAATGCCCAGGCTGATCTGGAAAAACTGGTGAGCGACCTGCGCGGCGTGCTGTCGAGCAAGGACCTGGACAGCATCCCTGACATCAAGCAACTGCGCCAACGCCTGGAAGACAGCGCAGGCGATGCCCGCGAGGGCGCTGTGCGCGCTGCGCAAGAGGCCGCCCGCCAAGCCAAGGAAGCTGCACTGGCGGCAGACCGCTATGCACACGACGAGCCATGGCGCGTTGCCGGTGCTGCGCTGGCTGTGGGTGCGTTGATCGGCTTTATCTTCTCGCGCCGTTAA
- the ppa gene encoding inorganic diphosphatase, which yields MSFEKLTPGSKAPEVFNVVIEISANSAPVKYEVDKDSGCVFVDRFLGTAMHYPVNYGYVPQTLSGDGDPVDVLVMTPFPLPTGVVVPCRAIGILEMEDESGVDGKVLAVPTQKLLPSYDKINHLSDIHDLVLQQISHFFEHYKDLEKGKWVKVLGWKGVDEAHKEIVDGIANYNK from the coding sequence ATGTCCTTCGAAAAACTGACCCCTGGCTCCAAGGCCCCTGAAGTCTTCAATGTTGTGATCGAAATCTCGGCCAACTCCGCTCCTGTGAAGTACGAAGTGGACAAGGATTCGGGCTGCGTGTTCGTGGACCGCTTCCTGGGTACCGCCATGCACTACCCGGTGAACTACGGCTATGTGCCCCAAACCCTGTCGGGCGACGGCGACCCGGTGGACGTGCTGGTGATGACCCCCTTCCCACTGCCCACCGGCGTGGTCGTGCCTTGCCGCGCCATCGGCATTCTGGAGATGGAAGACGAATCGGGCGTGGACGGCAAGGTGCTGGCCGTGCCTACCCAAAAGCTGCTGCCGTCCTACGACAAGATCAACCACCTGAGCGACATCCATGACCTGGTGCTGCAGCAGATCTCGCACTTCTTCGAGCACTACAAGGACCTGGAAAAGGGCAAGTGGGTGAAGGTGCTGGGCTGGAAGGGCGTGGACGAAGCCCACAAGGAAATCGTGGACGGCATTGCCAACTACAACAAGTAA